A genomic region of Bubalus kerabau isolate K-KA32 ecotype Philippines breed swamp buffalo chromosome 10, PCC_UOA_SB_1v2, whole genome shotgun sequence contains the following coding sequences:
- the LOC129620794 gene encoding LOW QUALITY PROTEIN: E3 ubiquitin-protein ligase ARIH2-like (The sequence of the model RefSeq protein was modified relative to this genomic sequence to represent the inferred CDS: inserted 1 base in 1 codon) codes for MSVDMNSQGSDSNEEDYDPNCEEEEEDEDPGDIEDYYVGVASDVEQQGADSFXPEEYQFKCLTYKESEGALNEHMTSLASVLKVSHSVAKLILVNFHWQVAEILDRYKSNSAQLLVEARVQPNPSKHMPPAHSPHHCAVCMQFVRKENLLSLACQHQFCRSCWEQHCSILVKDGFGVGVSCMAQDCPLRTPEDFVFPLLPNEELRDKYRRYLFRDYVESHYQLQLCPGADCPMVIRVQEPRARRVQCNRCNEVFCFKCRQMYHAPTDCATIRKWLTKRADDSETANYISAHTKDCPKCNICIEKNGGCNHMQCSKCKHDFCWMCLGDWKTHGSDYYECSRYKENPDIVNQSQQAQAREALKKYLFYFERWENHNKSLQLEAQTYQRIHEKIQERVINNLGTWIDWQYLQNAAKLLAECRYTLQYTYPYAYYMESGPRKKLFEYQQAQLEAEMENLSWKVERADSYDRGDLQNQMHIAEQRRRTLLKDFHDT; via the exons ATGTCTGTGGACATGAATAGCCAGGGGTCTGACAGCAACGAAGAGGACTATGACCCAAAttgtgaggaggaggaagaggatgaggACCCCGGGGACATAGAGGACTATTACGTGGGAGTGGCCAGCGATGTGGAGCAGCAGGGGGCCGACTCCT ACCCTGAGGAGTACCAGTTCAAGTGCTTGACCTACAAGGAGTCCGAGGGTGCCCTCAATGAGCACATGACCAGCTTAGCTTCTGTCCTAAAGGTATCTCATTCAGTTGCTAAACTTATATTAGTTAATTTCCACTGGCAAGTTGCCGAAATACTGGACAGATACAAGTCTAATTCTGCTCAGCTGCTCGTTGAGGCCCGAGTTCAGCCCAATCCATCAAAACATATGCCCCCGGCCCACTCCCCTCACCACTGCGCAGTGTGTATGCAGTTTGTGCGGAAGGAAAACCTCCTCTCTCTGGCCTGTCAGCACCAGTTCTGCCGCAGCTGCTGGGAGCAGCACTGCTCCATACTCGTCAAGGACGGTTTTGGTGTGGGTGTCTCTTGCATGGCTCAGGACTGCCCACTTCGAACACCAGAGGACTTCGTGTTTCCGTTGCTGCCCAATGAAGAACTGAGAGATAAATACAGGCGCTACCTCTTCAGGGACTATGTGGAGAGTCACTACCAGCTCCAGCTATGCCCTGGTGCAGACTGCCCCATGGTTATCCGGGTACAGGAGCCCAGAGCTCGCCGAGTACAGTGCAATCGGTGCAACGAGGTCTTCTGTTTCAAGTGTCGTCAGATGTATCATGCCCCCACAGACTGCGCCACAATCCGGAAATGGCTCACGAAGCGTGCAGACGACTCTGAAACAGCCAACTACATTAGTGCCCACACTAAAGACTGTCCCAAGTGCAACATCTGCATTGAGAAGAACGGCGGCTGCAATCACATGCAATGCTCCAAGTGTAAACACGACTTCTGCTGGATGTGTCTAGGAGATTGGAAGACCCACGGCAGCGACTACTATGAGTGCAGCCGGTACAAGGAGAACCCCGACATTGTCAACCAGAGCCAGCAAGCCCAGGCCAGGGAGGCCCTCAAGAAATACTTGTTCTACTTTGAGAGGTGGGAAAACCACAACAAGAGCTTGCAGCTGGAGGCACAGACATACCAGCGGATTCACGAGAAGATccaggagagggtcataaataaCCTGGGGACCTGGATCGACTGGCAGTACCTCCAGAACGCAGCCAAGCTCTTGGCCGAGTGTCGATACACCCTGCAGTACACGTATCCATACGCCTACTACATGGAGTCCGGGCCCAGGAAGAAGCTATTTGAATACCAGCAGGCTCAGCTGGAGGCTGAGATGGAAAACCTGTCGTGGAAAGTGGAGCGGGCAGACAGCTATGACAGAGGGGACTTACAGAACCAGATGCACATAGCAGAGCAGCGGAGGAGAACGCTGCTGAAGGACTTCCATGACACCTAG